The following are encoded in a window of Miltoncostaea marina genomic DNA:
- a CDS encoding ribonucleotide-diphosphate reductase subunit beta, translated as MKNTYVVGPRTFVLDRGRAEAALAAKRVVGGRRTMTFNLLPLRYGWAYELYRTMKANHWEPEDVPMGRDVEQWRSDGALSDIDRWIVRMGVGYFSAAEGIVGDNVIHVVRELVTASELKLVLGRHAHEENIHADSLLYMISSLGIDPHECEAMFDDVPSIAAKNAWVTGISAALRRDLDMDDPEARRLLATNVFVFGQCMEGTQFYGLFGMILSLYRQGKLPGIGTMFRYTLRDESNHIELFRRLLLEIAAENPELWTAAYRAELRGLMAEAVALEKRFIADCLPVEAVGLSREEFEGYIDHVADRRLAGCGLEPLNPGAPNPLPWLAELMDVRKEQNFFEGRVTEYRRASSLALVGDDEL; from the coding sequence GTGAAGAACACGTATGTCGTCGGTCCGCGCACGTTCGTGCTGGACCGGGGCCGCGCCGAAGCCGCGCTCGCCGCCAAGCGGGTGGTCGGCGGCCGCAGGACCATGACGTTCAACCTGCTCCCGCTCCGCTACGGGTGGGCGTACGAGCTGTACCGCACGATGAAGGCCAACCACTGGGAGCCCGAGGACGTCCCGATGGGCCGGGACGTCGAGCAGTGGCGCTCCGACGGCGCGCTGTCGGACATCGACCGCTGGATCGTGCGGATGGGCGTCGGCTACTTCTCGGCCGCCGAGGGGATCGTGGGCGACAACGTCATCCACGTGGTCCGCGAGCTGGTCACCGCCTCGGAGCTGAAGCTCGTGCTGGGCCGCCATGCGCACGAGGAGAACATCCACGCCGACTCGCTGCTGTACATGATCTCCTCGCTGGGGATCGACCCGCACGAGTGCGAGGCCATGTTCGACGACGTGCCGTCGATCGCCGCCAAGAACGCCTGGGTCACCGGCATCTCGGCGGCGCTCCGCCGCGACCTGGACATGGACGACCCCGAGGCCCGCCGGCTGCTCGCCACCAACGTGTTCGTGTTCGGCCAGTGCATGGAGGGCACGCAGTTCTACGGCCTCTTCGGGATGATCCTGTCGCTGTACCGTCAGGGGAAGCTGCCCGGCATCGGCACGATGTTCCGCTACACCCTGCGCGACGAGTCGAACCACATCGAGCTGTTCCGCCGCCTGCTGCTCGAGATCGCGGCCGAGAACCCCGAGCTGTGGACCGCCGCCTACCGTGCCGAGCTGCGCGGGCTCATGGCCGAGGCCGTCGCCCTCGAGAAGCGCTTCATCGCCGACTGCCTGCCGGTCGAGGCCGTGGGGCTGTCGCGCGAGGAGTTCGAGGGCTACATCGACCACGTCGCCGACCGGCGCCTCGCCGGCTGCGGCCTCGAGCCGCTGAACCCGGGCGCACCGAATCCCCTGCCCTGGCTCGCCGAGCTGATGGACGTGCGCAAGGAGCAGAACTTCTTCGAGGGGCGGGTCACCGAGTACCGGCGGGCGTCCTCGCTCGCGCTGGTCGGGGACGACGAGCTGTGA